The following coding sequences lie in one Mercenaria mercenaria strain notata chromosome 5, MADL_Memer_1, whole genome shotgun sequence genomic window:
- the LOC123558744 gene encoding proton-coupled amino acid transporter 1-like isoform X1 produces MPQQESELFSGNDADTTALLTSQSETDSGHVRSYVTSKTDRQFKFEDRTTSDDVVYDIHTASGSHVVVKSGEIPVDVVGATTTNTECLMHLLKGNTGVGILALPVAYKNGGLWLSLGVVTLIGIICTHCMHILVLSGNELRKRTKSQHLDYASVMETAFKTRKDWLRNWSRFARRMVNIFLVTTQLGFCCTYTVFIAENVRQVVQYAAPILLDTKLYIVMVTAMLVPYSMVKSLKILAPFSAIANVLNLFGFILVFVNLWQDLPDTRTRPSVAKAGDIPLFFGQVLFAFEGIGLVLPLYKKMKEQDAFLGKAGVLNLGLTIVIALDNAVGFYGYLKYGNETKGSITLNLPNDQWLYLSVKLIFASSVFLTYGIQFYVPIEIIWHFVDKKRKIGSTSIPAYTEYFIRLFLVLLICGLSTLVPHLDLLIALIGACESSFIALILPAVIELITFDCSKTVYMKNGFIIILGLVGCVTGTYSSIVEIYKTF; encoded by the exons ATGCCACAACAAGAATCGGAACTGTTCTCGGGAAACGATGCGGACACTACGGCACTGTTAACATCTCAAAGTGAAACAGATTCAGGTCACGTGAGGAGTTATGTCACTTCTAAAACAGATCGTCAGTTTAAATTCGAAGACAGGACTACTAGCGATGACGTTGTATATGATATCCATACAGCCTCCGGAAGTCATGTTGTCGTGAAATCTGGAGAAATTCCTGTTGATGTTGTCGGGGCTACCACGAC GAATACAGAATGTCTTATGCATCTATTGAAAGGAAATACGGGTGTAGGAATATTAGCACTTCCAGTTGCATACAAAAACGGTGGATTATGG CTCAGCCTGGGAGTGGTGACTCTTATAGGAATCATCTGTACTCACTGTATGCACATACTCGTTCTATCAGGAAACGAACTTCGTAAAAG AACAAAGAGCCAACATCTAGACTATGCAAGCGTAATGGAAACAGCTTTTAAAACAAGGAAGGATTGGCTAAGGAACTGGAGCAGATTTGCACG GAGGATGGTGAATATCTTTCTGGTAACCACACAACTTGGATTCTGTTGTACATATACAGTTTTCATCGCTGAAAATGTAAGACAG GTTGTACAATACGCAGCACCAATATTACTAGACACGAAACTGTACATCGTCATGGTAACAGCGATGCTGGTTCCCTACTCAATGGTGAAAAGCCTGAAAATTCTGGCACCATTTTCAGCTATTGCAAACGTGCTTAATTTGTTTGGATTTATACTGGTTTTTGTGAACTTATGGCAGGACCTTCCAGATACCAGGACCCGACCTTCTGTGGCTAAAGCAGGGGATATACCGCTTTTCTTTGGACAAGTTTTGTTTGCATTTGAAGGTATCGGATTG GTTTTGCCACTTTATAAGAAAATGAAAGAGCAAGATGCGTTTCTTGGAAAGGCTGGAGTACTTAATCTCGGACTGACTATAGTTATAGCCCTTGATAATGCTGTTGGTTTCTATGGTTACCTGAAATATGGAAATGAAACAAAGGGCAGCATAACACTCAACTTACCGAATGATCAGTG GCTGTACCTCTCCGTCAAGTTGATTTTTGCATCTTCTGTATTTCTTACATACGGAATACAGTTTTATGTACCAATAGAAATCATCTGGCATTTTGTTGACAAAAAGAGAAAAATTGGTTCAACATCAATACCAGCGTATACAGAATACTTCATCAGACTGTTCCTAGTTCTTTTAATAT GTGGACTATCAACACTGGTACCACACCTAGATTTACTTATCGCTCTGATAGGAGCTTGTGAAAGCTCCTTCATTGCACTCATACTTCCGGCTGTTATAGAACTTATCACGTTTGACTGCAGTAAGACAGTTTATATGAAAAACGGATTTATAATTATCCTAGGACTGGTTGGCTGTGTAACAGGAACATATTCATCTATTGTAGAGatatacaaaacattctga
- the LOC123558744 gene encoding proton-coupled amino acid transporter 1-like isoform X2, whose translation MSYASIERKYGCRNISTSSCIQKRWIMGMSFVFNCRSETTNSKRYRELTGNELSLGVVTLIGIICTHCMHILVLSGNELRKRTKSQHLDYASVMETAFKTRKDWLRNWSRFARRMVNIFLVTTQLGFCCTYTVFIAENVRQVVQYAAPILLDTKLYIVMVTAMLVPYSMVKSLKILAPFSAIANVLNLFGFILVFVNLWQDLPDTRTRPSVAKAGDIPLFFGQVLFAFEGIGLVLPLYKKMKEQDAFLGKAGVLNLGLTIVIALDNAVGFYGYLKYGNETKGSITLNLPNDQWLYLSVKLIFASSVFLTYGIQFYVPIEIIWHFVDKKRKIGSTSIPAYTEYFIRLFLVLLICGLSTLVPHLDLLIALIGACESSFIALILPAVIELITFDCSKTVYMKNGFIIILGLVGCVTGTYSSIVEIYKTF comes from the exons ATGTCTTATGCATCTATTGAAAGGAAATACGGGTGTAGGAATATTAGCACTTCCAGTTGCATACAAAAACGGTGGATTATGGGTATGTCCTTCGTCTTTAActgtaggtcagagaccaccaattcaaaacggtacagggaacttactgggaatgag CTCAGCCTGGGAGTGGTGACTCTTATAGGAATCATCTGTACTCACTGTATGCACATACTCGTTCTATCAGGAAACGAACTTCGTAAAAG AACAAAGAGCCAACATCTAGACTATGCAAGCGTAATGGAAACAGCTTTTAAAACAAGGAAGGATTGGCTAAGGAACTGGAGCAGATTTGCACG GAGGATGGTGAATATCTTTCTGGTAACCACACAACTTGGATTCTGTTGTACATATACAGTTTTCATCGCTGAAAATGTAAGACAG GTTGTACAATACGCAGCACCAATATTACTAGACACGAAACTGTACATCGTCATGGTAACAGCGATGCTGGTTCCCTACTCAATGGTGAAAAGCCTGAAAATTCTGGCACCATTTTCAGCTATTGCAAACGTGCTTAATTTGTTTGGATTTATACTGGTTTTTGTGAACTTATGGCAGGACCTTCCAGATACCAGGACCCGACCTTCTGTGGCTAAAGCAGGGGATATACCGCTTTTCTTTGGACAAGTTTTGTTTGCATTTGAAGGTATCGGATTG GTTTTGCCACTTTATAAGAAAATGAAAGAGCAAGATGCGTTTCTTGGAAAGGCTGGAGTACTTAATCTCGGACTGACTATAGTTATAGCCCTTGATAATGCTGTTGGTTTCTATGGTTACCTGAAATATGGAAATGAAACAAAGGGCAGCATAACACTCAACTTACCGAATGATCAGTG GCTGTACCTCTCCGTCAAGTTGATTTTTGCATCTTCTGTATTTCTTACATACGGAATACAGTTTTATGTACCAATAGAAATCATCTGGCATTTTGTTGACAAAAAGAGAAAAATTGGTTCAACATCAATACCAGCGTATACAGAATACTTCATCAGACTGTTCCTAGTTCTTTTAATAT GTGGACTATCAACACTGGTACCACACCTAGATTTACTTATCGCTCTGATAGGAGCTTGTGAAAGCTCCTTCATTGCACTCATACTTCCGGCTGTTATAGAACTTATCACGTTTGACTGCAGTAAGACAGTTTATATGAAAAACGGATTTATAATTATCCTAGGACTGGTTGGCTGTGTAACAGGAACATATTCATCTATTGTAGAGatatacaaaacattctga